Proteins encoded within one genomic window of Panicum virgatum strain AP13 chromosome 1N, P.virgatum_v5, whole genome shotgun sequence:
- the LOC120656743 gene encoding pEARLI1-like lipid transfer protein 1, which produces MASKALVLFLAVNLVLLGVATPGAFGTTCPIDTLKLGVCVDLLTLLKANLGVPPTQQCCPLISGLADLEAAACLCTNLILPADISLILNYCGKSLPSGFVC; this is translated from the coding sequence ATGGCGTCCAAGGCGTTGGTGCTGTTCCTGGCCGTGAACCTGGTGCTGCTGGGCGTGGCCACGCCTGGGGCGTTCGGCACCACATGCCCCATCGACACGCTCAAGCTGGGCGTGTGCGTCGACTTGCTGACCCTCCTTAAGGCCAATCTAGGCGTGCCGCCCACGCAGCAGTGCTGCCCCCTCATCAGCGGGCTCGCCGACCTCGAGGCCGCCGCCTGCCTCTGCACCAACCTGATCCTCCCCGCCGACATCAGCCTCATCCTCAACTACTGCGGCAAGAGCCTGCCCTCCGGCTTCGTGTGCTGA